TGAAATGCTCGACATCACTTCGCATGTGAAGGAGTCAATAAGAAAGAGTGGAGTGCCAAATGGCGTTGCTTATGTATATTGTGCACATACGACAGCTGGCATTACGATTAATGAAAATGCAGATCCTGATGTAAAGCATGACATGTTGATGAAACTTGACGAAGTCTATCCTTGGAATCATGTGAAATATAAGCATGCCGAAGGAAATTCTGCCTCACATTTGAAGGCAAGTACAGTTGGAAGCTCCCAAGTCTTGATCATTGAAAACGGAGACGTGATTCTCGGCACTTGGCAAGGGGTCTACTTCTGTGAGTTTGATGGTCCGAGAACAAGGAACTATTATGTAAAAGTACTTGAAGGATGATTTTAAGAAGAAGGAG
The sequence above is a segment of the Pseudalkalibacillus berkeleyi genome. Coding sequences within it:
- a CDS encoding secondary thiamine-phosphate synthase enzyme YjbQ, which produces MLYKQSIQTNHRDEMLDITSHVKESIRKSGVPNGVAYVYCAHTTAGITINENADPDVKHDMLMKLDEVYPWNHVKYKHAEGNSASHLKASTVGSSQVLIIENGDVILGTWQGVYFCEFDGPRTRNYYVKVLEG